A single Campylobacter hyointestinalis subsp. hyointestinalis DNA region contains:
- a CDS encoding ATP-dependent metallopeptidase FtsH/Yme1/Tma family protein translates to MSIMPKFELNKKNTIIVVGIILFLLLTFVAVRNSPKNINLMQYDNLLQSNSIQNAVVDGDEVILKVGSRSYCVLKDSINLNELGQKVAIKSSGDFNIFIWILFFASLIFAFFGFKFIKKDLPKKTKNSLPQDDLSSMVTSAITPSISNVMFKDVAGIDEVKVELMEIVDFLKNPKAYKDLGIKMPKGVLMVGPPGVGKTLVAKAVAGEANVPFFYQSGASFVQIYVGMGAKKVRELFAKAKAYAPSIIFIDEIDAAGKTRGGGRSDEREATLNQLLTEMDGFEDNSGVIVIAATNKIDVIDEALLRSGRFDRRIFLGLPDLKDRTAILESYLKDKKHQVDIVNLAMNTTGFSGAGLATLTNEAAINAFRNKRDFLNEDDFNEVKNRVLFGKKKLHSLSKDEKEIQSLYKAARAVAAYKFGIKFERISILEDHILQSDDFLESKTILLSKIKVLLAGMAALRVYKNELYTNSNLDLIAAKEIAKKLILDYSMNEKFSSNDAEVSSLLCASYKDMLEFMAQTQAELFKVSNYLFNNESIDIQTMKNIIKEG, encoded by the coding sequence ATGTCAATTATGCCGAAATTTGAATTAAATAAAAAAAATACAATTATAGTAGTTGGAATTATACTTTTTTTGTTGCTTACTTTTGTAGCAGTTCGCAATAGTCCTAAAAATATAAATTTGATGCAGTATGACAATCTTTTGCAGTCAAATTCTATCCAAAATGCGGTTGTAGATGGCGATGAAGTTATACTTAAAGTTGGGAGTAGGAGTTATTGCGTTCTTAAAGATTCTATAAATTTAAATGAACTTGGTCAAAAAGTGGCTATAAAATCATCTGGAGATTTTAATATTTTTATTTGGATCTTGTTTTTTGCATCTTTGATTTTTGCCTTTTTTGGTTTTAAATTTATAAAAAAAGACTTACCAAAAAAAACTAAAAATAGTTTGCCACAAGATGATTTAAGCTCTATGGTCACATCTGCCATAACGCCTTCTATTTCAAACGTTATGTTTAAAGATGTTGCTGGGATAGACGAAGTAAAAGTTGAGCTTATGGAGATAGTTGATTTCTTAAAAAATCCAAAAGCATATAAAGATTTGGGTATTAAAATGCCAAAAGGCGTGTTAATGGTAGGACCTCCTGGTGTCGGTAAAACGCTTGTGGCAAAAGCAGTCGCAGGAGAGGCAAATGTACCATTTTTTTACCAAAGTGGAGCAAGCTTTGTGCAGATCTATGTCGGAATGGGTGCAAAAAAAGTAAGAGAGCTATTTGCAAAAGCTAAAGCTTACGCTCCTAGTATCATATTTATCGACGAAATAGACGCTGCAGGAAAGACAAGGGGCGGCGGTAGAAGTGATGAGAGAGAAGCCACTTTAAATCAGCTTCTTACTGAAATGGACGGCTTTGAAGACAACAGCGGAGTCATAGTCATAGCAGCAACAAACAAGATAGATGTTATAGACGAAGCTCTGCTTAGAAGTGGTCGCTTTGATAGGCGTATATTTTTAGGACTTCCTGATCTTAAAGATAGAACGGCTATATTAGAATCATATCTTAAAGATAAAAAGCATCAAGTAGATATAGTAAATTTAGCTATGAATACTACAGGTTTTAGCGGAGCAGGGCTTGCGACTTTGACAAATGAAGCTGCTATCAATGCTTTTAGAAATAAAAGAGATTTTTTAAATGAAGATGATTTTAACGAAGTTAAAAATAGAGTGCTTTTTGGAAAGAAAAAACTGCATTCTTTAAGCAAAGATGAAAAAGAGATCCAATCTTTATATAAAGCTGCAAGAGCGGTTGCTGCTTATAAATTCGGTATTAAATTTGAACGAATTTCTATTTTAGAAGATCATATTTTACAAAGTGATGATTTTTTAGAGTCAAAAACTATTTTGTTATCAAAGATAAAAGTTTTACTAGCTGGTATGGCTGCGCTTAGAGTTTATAAAAATGAGCTTTACACAAACTCAAATTTGGATTTAATTGCTGCTAAAGAGATTGCTAAAAAGCTGATCCTTGACTACTCTATGAATGAAAAGTTTTCGTCAAATGATGCCGAAGTTAGCTCATTGCTATGTGCTAGCTATAAAGATATGCTTGAGTTTATGGCTCAAACGCAAGCAGAGTTATTTAAAGTGAGCAATTATCTTTTTAATAACGAGAGTATAGATATACAAACTATGAAAAATATAATAAAAGAGGGTTAA